A single Gasterosteus aculeatus chromosome 2, fGasAcu3.hap1.1, whole genome shotgun sequence DNA region contains:
- the ythdf1 gene encoding YTH domain-containing family protein 1 isoform X1, whose protein sequence is MMSAASIDPQTTKGQDASKAFPVSVQNGSLHQKDTVHDNDFEPYLTNQSNQNNSYQSMTDPYLSSYYAPSIGFPYPLSEAPWSTGGDPPIPYLTPYAPLSNGDHHFMHDTVFGQPGGLSSSIYPHRFNFFPENPAFSAWGTSGSQGQQTQSSAYGGSYSYPPSSLGGTLVPDGQTGFHSDTLSKAPGMNSLEHGMLGLKIGGDLTGSGSGVKSAGSLGGGSVAAAVATGNGGAPIGMPPPKPTSWAAIAGKPAKLPQQKAKNKLGAPIVGGGLPPPPVKHNMDIDTWENKGALNKMAPPLPPHHHHHHHQQPQLHSHAPSLLPPLQQSLQSAQSLVQQMTMQGPPLPPPQSYQNHNSAPTPQTRWIAPRNRNLCYGGGSLDSSGSSNGGGVGNGGGGGAPPDPGSESHPVLEKLRAVHSYNPKEFDWNLKNGRVFIIKSYSEDDIHRSIKYSIWCSTEHGNKRLDSAFRAMNSKGPVYLLFSVNGSGHFCGVAQMRSPVDYGTSAGVWAQDKWKGKFDVNWLFVKDVPNSQLRHIRLENNDNKPVTNSRDTQEVPLEKAKQVLKIIAQYKHTTSLFDDFSHYEKKQEEEEVVKKSYEPAPIQSRSRIDQVKSDIDSNAWIAKNNPKTTVDGI, encoded by the exons ATGATGTCTGCCGCTAGCATCGACCCTCAG ACAACGAAAGGACAAGATGCAAGCAAAG CTTTTCCAGTTTCAGTGCAGAATGGTTCCCTCCACCAGAAGGACACAGTGCATGACAATGACTTTGAGCCGTATCTCACAAACCAGTCTAATCAG AATAACAGCTATCAATCCATGACAGACCCTTACCTGTCCAGCTACTATGCCCCCTCCATTGGATTTCCTTACCCTCTCAGTGAGGCTCCTTGGTCTACAGGAGGTGATCCACCAATTCCCTACCTGACACCCTACGCCCCCCTCAGCAATGGAGACCATCATTTCATGCACGACACGGTGTTTGGACAGCCGGGCggcctcagcagcagcatctaCCCTCACAGGTTCAACTTTTTCCCGGAGAACCCGGCCTTCTCAGCCTGGGGAACCAGTGGCTCTCAGGGCCAGCAGACCCAGAGCTCGGCCTACGGGGGAAGCTACAGTTACCCGCCGAGCTCTCTGGGAGGCACCTTGGTACCCGATGGTCAGACGGGTTTCCATAGTGACACCCTGAGTAAGGCACCGGGTATGAACAGCCTTGAACACGGCATGCTGGGCCTAAAGATAGGTGGGGATCTGACAGGAAGTGGCTCGGGTGTGAAGAGCGCAGGCTCCCTTGGAGGTGGCAGTGTGGCTGCAGCCGTTGCTACGGGCAACGGCGGCGCACCAATTGGAATGCCCCCTCCGAAACCGACATCGTGGGCTGCTATTGCTGGTAAACCTGCCAAGCTGCCGCAACAAAAGGCCAAGAACAAACTCGGCGCACCCATAGTTGGAGGAGGTCTGCCTCCACCTCCTGTTAAACACAACATGGACATTGATACATGGGAGAATAAAGGGGCTCTTAATAAGATGGCCCCTCCTTTgcccccccatcaccaccaccaccatcaccaacaGCCCCAGCTTCACTCCCATGCCCCCAGTCTCCTACCCCCCCTTCAACAGTCCCTGCAGTCTGCCCAGTCCCTCGTGCAGCAAATGACCATGCAGGGtcccccacttcctcctccacagTCTTACCAGAACCACAACTCCGCTCCGACACCTCAGACCCGCTGGATAGCGCCACGCAACCGCAACCTCTGCTACGGCGGGGGAAGCTTGGACAGCAGCGGCTCCTCCAACGGTGGCGGTGTCGGTAACGGAGGGGGCGGCGGTGCGCCCCCGGACCCGGGATCAGAGTCCCACCCCGTGCTGGAGAAGCTGCGCGCCGTCCACAGCTACAACCCCAAGGAGTTCGACTGGAACCTAAAGAACGGACGCGTGTTCATCATCAAAAGCTACTCCGAGGACGACATCCACCGCTCCATCAAGTACTCCATCTGGTGCAGCACGGAGCACGGCAACAAGCGCTTGGACTCGGCCTTCAGAGCTATGAACTCTAAAGGTCCCGTCTACTTGTTGTTCAGCGTCAACGGCAGCGGCCATTTCTGCGGCGTGGCCCAAATGCGCTCGCCCGTGGACTACGGCACCAGCGCCGGCGTTTGGGCGCAGGACAAGTGGAAGGGCAAGTTTGATGTGAACTGGTTGTTTGTTAAGGACGTGCCCAACAGCCAGCTGCGACACATCCGCCTGGAGAACAATGACAACAAGCCCGTCACCAACTCTCGCGACACTCAAGAGGTTCCCCTGGAAAAAGCCAAGCAGGTGCTCAAGATTATCGCCCAGTACAAACACACCACCTCCCTCTTTGATGACTTTTCCCACTatgagaagaagcaggaggaggaggaggtggtgaaaAAG aGTTATGAGCCTGCCCCAATACAGAGCCGATCCCGGATCGATCAGGTGAAGTCAGATATTGATTCAAACGCATG GATCGCCAAAAATAATCCGAAGACGACAGTCGATGGAatttag
- the ythdf1 gene encoding YTH domain-containing family protein 1 isoform X2, which translates to MMSAASIDPQTTKGQDASKAFPVSVQNGSLHQKDTVHDNDFEPYLTNQSNQNNSYQSMTDPYLSSYYAPSIGFPYPLSEAPWSTGGDPPIPYLTPYAPLSNGDHHFMHDTVFGQPGGLSSSIYPHRFNFFPENPAFSAWGTSGSQGQQTQSSAYGGSYSYPPSSLGGTLVPDGQTGFHSDTLSKAPGMNSLEHGMLGLKIGGDLTGSGSGVKSAGSLGGGSVAAAVATGNGGAPIGMPPPKPTSWAAIAGKPAKLPQQKAKNKLGAPIVGGGLPPPPVKHNMDIDTWENKGALNKMAPPLPPHHHHHHHQQPQLHSHAPSLLPPLQQSLQSAQSLVQQMTMQGPPLPPPQSYQNHNSAPTPQTRWIAPRNRNLCYGGGSLDSSGSSNGGGVGNGGGGGAPPDPGSESHPVLEKLRAVHSYNPKEFDWNLKNGRVFIIKSYSEDDIHRSIKYSIWCSTEHGNKRLDSAFRAMNSKGPVYLLFSVNGSGHFCGVAQMRSPVDYGTSAGVWAQDKWKGKFDVNWLFVKDVPNSQLRHIRLENNDNKPVTNSRDTQEVPLEKAKQVLKIIAQYKHTTSLFDDFSHYEKKQEEEEVVKKSYEPAPIQSRSRIDQDRQK; encoded by the exons ATGATGTCTGCCGCTAGCATCGACCCTCAG ACAACGAAAGGACAAGATGCAAGCAAAG CTTTTCCAGTTTCAGTGCAGAATGGTTCCCTCCACCAGAAGGACACAGTGCATGACAATGACTTTGAGCCGTATCTCACAAACCAGTCTAATCAG AATAACAGCTATCAATCCATGACAGACCCTTACCTGTCCAGCTACTATGCCCCCTCCATTGGATTTCCTTACCCTCTCAGTGAGGCTCCTTGGTCTACAGGAGGTGATCCACCAATTCCCTACCTGACACCCTACGCCCCCCTCAGCAATGGAGACCATCATTTCATGCACGACACGGTGTTTGGACAGCCGGGCggcctcagcagcagcatctaCCCTCACAGGTTCAACTTTTTCCCGGAGAACCCGGCCTTCTCAGCCTGGGGAACCAGTGGCTCTCAGGGCCAGCAGACCCAGAGCTCGGCCTACGGGGGAAGCTACAGTTACCCGCCGAGCTCTCTGGGAGGCACCTTGGTACCCGATGGTCAGACGGGTTTCCATAGTGACACCCTGAGTAAGGCACCGGGTATGAACAGCCTTGAACACGGCATGCTGGGCCTAAAGATAGGTGGGGATCTGACAGGAAGTGGCTCGGGTGTGAAGAGCGCAGGCTCCCTTGGAGGTGGCAGTGTGGCTGCAGCCGTTGCTACGGGCAACGGCGGCGCACCAATTGGAATGCCCCCTCCGAAACCGACATCGTGGGCTGCTATTGCTGGTAAACCTGCCAAGCTGCCGCAACAAAAGGCCAAGAACAAACTCGGCGCACCCATAGTTGGAGGAGGTCTGCCTCCACCTCCTGTTAAACACAACATGGACATTGATACATGGGAGAATAAAGGGGCTCTTAATAAGATGGCCCCTCCTTTgcccccccatcaccaccaccaccatcaccaacaGCCCCAGCTTCACTCCCATGCCCCCAGTCTCCTACCCCCCCTTCAACAGTCCCTGCAGTCTGCCCAGTCCCTCGTGCAGCAAATGACCATGCAGGGtcccccacttcctcctccacagTCTTACCAGAACCACAACTCCGCTCCGACACCTCAGACCCGCTGGATAGCGCCACGCAACCGCAACCTCTGCTACGGCGGGGGAAGCTTGGACAGCAGCGGCTCCTCCAACGGTGGCGGTGTCGGTAACGGAGGGGGCGGCGGTGCGCCCCCGGACCCGGGATCAGAGTCCCACCCCGTGCTGGAGAAGCTGCGCGCCGTCCACAGCTACAACCCCAAGGAGTTCGACTGGAACCTAAAGAACGGACGCGTGTTCATCATCAAAAGCTACTCCGAGGACGACATCCACCGCTCCATCAAGTACTCCATCTGGTGCAGCACGGAGCACGGCAACAAGCGCTTGGACTCGGCCTTCAGAGCTATGAACTCTAAAGGTCCCGTCTACTTGTTGTTCAGCGTCAACGGCAGCGGCCATTTCTGCGGCGTGGCCCAAATGCGCTCGCCCGTGGACTACGGCACCAGCGCCGGCGTTTGGGCGCAGGACAAGTGGAAGGGCAAGTTTGATGTGAACTGGTTGTTTGTTAAGGACGTGCCCAACAGCCAGCTGCGACACATCCGCCTGGAGAACAATGACAACAAGCCCGTCACCAACTCTCGCGACACTCAAGAGGTTCCCCTGGAAAAAGCCAAGCAGGTGCTCAAGATTATCGCCCAGTACAAACACACCACCTCCCTCTTTGATGACTTTTCCCACTatgagaagaagcaggaggaggaggaggtggtgaaaAAG aGTTATGAGCCTGCCCCAATACAGAGCCGATCCCGGATCGATCAG GATCGCCAAAAATAA
- the ythdf1 gene encoding YTH domain-containing family protein 1 isoform X3 — translation MTDPYLSSYYAPSIGFPYPLSEAPWSTGGDPPIPYLTPYAPLSNGDHHFMHDTVFGQPGGLSSSIYPHRFNFFPENPAFSAWGTSGSQGQQTQSSAYGGSYSYPPSSLGGTLVPDGQTGFHSDTLSKAPGMNSLEHGMLGLKIGGDLTGSGSGVKSAGSLGGGSVAAAVATGNGGAPIGMPPPKPTSWAAIAGKPAKLPQQKAKNKLGAPIVGGGLPPPPVKHNMDIDTWENKGALNKMAPPLPPHHHHHHHQQPQLHSHAPSLLPPLQQSLQSAQSLVQQMTMQGPPLPPPQSYQNHNSAPTPQTRWIAPRNRNLCYGGGSLDSSGSSNGGGVGNGGGGGAPPDPGSESHPVLEKLRAVHSYNPKEFDWNLKNGRVFIIKSYSEDDIHRSIKYSIWCSTEHGNKRLDSAFRAMNSKGPVYLLFSVNGSGHFCGVAQMRSPVDYGTSAGVWAQDKWKGKFDVNWLFVKDVPNSQLRHIRLENNDNKPVTNSRDTQEVPLEKAKQVLKIIAQYKHTTSLFDDFSHYEKKQEEEEVVKKSYEPAPIQSRSRIDQVKSDIDSNAWIAKNNPKTTVDGI, via the exons ATGACAGACCCTTACCTGTCCAGCTACTATGCCCCCTCCATTGGATTTCCTTACCCTCTCAGTGAGGCTCCTTGGTCTACAGGAGGTGATCCACCAATTCCCTACCTGACACCCTACGCCCCCCTCAGCAATGGAGACCATCATTTCATGCACGACACGGTGTTTGGACAGCCGGGCggcctcagcagcagcatctaCCCTCACAGGTTCAACTTTTTCCCGGAGAACCCGGCCTTCTCAGCCTGGGGAACCAGTGGCTCTCAGGGCCAGCAGACCCAGAGCTCGGCCTACGGGGGAAGCTACAGTTACCCGCCGAGCTCTCTGGGAGGCACCTTGGTACCCGATGGTCAGACGGGTTTCCATAGTGACACCCTGAGTAAGGCACCGGGTATGAACAGCCTTGAACACGGCATGCTGGGCCTAAAGATAGGTGGGGATCTGACAGGAAGTGGCTCGGGTGTGAAGAGCGCAGGCTCCCTTGGAGGTGGCAGTGTGGCTGCAGCCGTTGCTACGGGCAACGGCGGCGCACCAATTGGAATGCCCCCTCCGAAACCGACATCGTGGGCTGCTATTGCTGGTAAACCTGCCAAGCTGCCGCAACAAAAGGCCAAGAACAAACTCGGCGCACCCATAGTTGGAGGAGGTCTGCCTCCACCTCCTGTTAAACACAACATGGACATTGATACATGGGAGAATAAAGGGGCTCTTAATAAGATGGCCCCTCCTTTgcccccccatcaccaccaccaccatcaccaacaGCCCCAGCTTCACTCCCATGCCCCCAGTCTCCTACCCCCCCTTCAACAGTCCCTGCAGTCTGCCCAGTCCCTCGTGCAGCAAATGACCATGCAGGGtcccccacttcctcctccacagTCTTACCAGAACCACAACTCCGCTCCGACACCTCAGACCCGCTGGATAGCGCCACGCAACCGCAACCTCTGCTACGGCGGGGGAAGCTTGGACAGCAGCGGCTCCTCCAACGGTGGCGGTGTCGGTAACGGAGGGGGCGGCGGTGCGCCCCCGGACCCGGGATCAGAGTCCCACCCCGTGCTGGAGAAGCTGCGCGCCGTCCACAGCTACAACCCCAAGGAGTTCGACTGGAACCTAAAGAACGGACGCGTGTTCATCATCAAAAGCTACTCCGAGGACGACATCCACCGCTCCATCAAGTACTCCATCTGGTGCAGCACGGAGCACGGCAACAAGCGCTTGGACTCGGCCTTCAGAGCTATGAACTCTAAAGGTCCCGTCTACTTGTTGTTCAGCGTCAACGGCAGCGGCCATTTCTGCGGCGTGGCCCAAATGCGCTCGCCCGTGGACTACGGCACCAGCGCCGGCGTTTGGGCGCAGGACAAGTGGAAGGGCAAGTTTGATGTGAACTGGTTGTTTGTTAAGGACGTGCCCAACAGCCAGCTGCGACACATCCGCCTGGAGAACAATGACAACAAGCCCGTCACCAACTCTCGCGACACTCAAGAGGTTCCCCTGGAAAAAGCCAAGCAGGTGCTCAAGATTATCGCCCAGTACAAACACACCACCTCCCTCTTTGATGACTTTTCCCACTatgagaagaagcaggaggaggaggaggtggtgaaaAAG aGTTATGAGCCTGCCCCAATACAGAGCCGATCCCGGATCGATCAGGTGAAGTCAGATATTGATTCAAACGCATG GATCGCCAAAAATAATCCGAAGACGACAGTCGATGGAatttag
- the ythdf1 gene encoding YTH domain-containing family protein 1 isoform X4 gives MTDPYLSSYYAPSIGFPYPLSEAPWSTGGDPPIPYLTPYAPLSNGDHHFMHDTVFGQPGGLSSSIYPHRFNFFPENPAFSAWGTSGSQGQQTQSSAYGGSYSYPPSSLGGTLVPDGQTGFHSDTLSKAPGMNSLEHGMLGLKIGGDLTGSGSGVKSAGSLGGGSVAAAVATGNGGAPIGMPPPKPTSWAAIAGKPAKLPQQKAKNKLGAPIVGGGLPPPPVKHNMDIDTWENKGALNKMAPPLPPHHHHHHHQQPQLHSHAPSLLPPLQQSLQSAQSLVQQMTMQGPPLPPPQSYQNHNSAPTPQTRWIAPRNRNLCYGGGSLDSSGSSNGGGVGNGGGGGAPPDPGSESHPVLEKLRAVHSYNPKEFDWNLKNGRVFIIKSYSEDDIHRSIKYSIWCSTEHGNKRLDSAFRAMNSKGPVYLLFSVNGSGHFCGVAQMRSPVDYGTSAGVWAQDKWKGKFDVNWLFVKDVPNSQLRHIRLENNDNKPVTNSRDTQEVPLEKAKQVLKIIAQYKHTTSLFDDFSHYEKKQEEEEVVKKSYEPAPIQSRSRIDQDRQK, from the exons ATGACAGACCCTTACCTGTCCAGCTACTATGCCCCCTCCATTGGATTTCCTTACCCTCTCAGTGAGGCTCCTTGGTCTACAGGAGGTGATCCACCAATTCCCTACCTGACACCCTACGCCCCCCTCAGCAATGGAGACCATCATTTCATGCACGACACGGTGTTTGGACAGCCGGGCggcctcagcagcagcatctaCCCTCACAGGTTCAACTTTTTCCCGGAGAACCCGGCCTTCTCAGCCTGGGGAACCAGTGGCTCTCAGGGCCAGCAGACCCAGAGCTCGGCCTACGGGGGAAGCTACAGTTACCCGCCGAGCTCTCTGGGAGGCACCTTGGTACCCGATGGTCAGACGGGTTTCCATAGTGACACCCTGAGTAAGGCACCGGGTATGAACAGCCTTGAACACGGCATGCTGGGCCTAAAGATAGGTGGGGATCTGACAGGAAGTGGCTCGGGTGTGAAGAGCGCAGGCTCCCTTGGAGGTGGCAGTGTGGCTGCAGCCGTTGCTACGGGCAACGGCGGCGCACCAATTGGAATGCCCCCTCCGAAACCGACATCGTGGGCTGCTATTGCTGGTAAACCTGCCAAGCTGCCGCAACAAAAGGCCAAGAACAAACTCGGCGCACCCATAGTTGGAGGAGGTCTGCCTCCACCTCCTGTTAAACACAACATGGACATTGATACATGGGAGAATAAAGGGGCTCTTAATAAGATGGCCCCTCCTTTgcccccccatcaccaccaccaccatcaccaacaGCCCCAGCTTCACTCCCATGCCCCCAGTCTCCTACCCCCCCTTCAACAGTCCCTGCAGTCTGCCCAGTCCCTCGTGCAGCAAATGACCATGCAGGGtcccccacttcctcctccacagTCTTACCAGAACCACAACTCCGCTCCGACACCTCAGACCCGCTGGATAGCGCCACGCAACCGCAACCTCTGCTACGGCGGGGGAAGCTTGGACAGCAGCGGCTCCTCCAACGGTGGCGGTGTCGGTAACGGAGGGGGCGGCGGTGCGCCCCCGGACCCGGGATCAGAGTCCCACCCCGTGCTGGAGAAGCTGCGCGCCGTCCACAGCTACAACCCCAAGGAGTTCGACTGGAACCTAAAGAACGGACGCGTGTTCATCATCAAAAGCTACTCCGAGGACGACATCCACCGCTCCATCAAGTACTCCATCTGGTGCAGCACGGAGCACGGCAACAAGCGCTTGGACTCGGCCTTCAGAGCTATGAACTCTAAAGGTCCCGTCTACTTGTTGTTCAGCGTCAACGGCAGCGGCCATTTCTGCGGCGTGGCCCAAATGCGCTCGCCCGTGGACTACGGCACCAGCGCCGGCGTTTGGGCGCAGGACAAGTGGAAGGGCAAGTTTGATGTGAACTGGTTGTTTGTTAAGGACGTGCCCAACAGCCAGCTGCGACACATCCGCCTGGAGAACAATGACAACAAGCCCGTCACCAACTCTCGCGACACTCAAGAGGTTCCCCTGGAAAAAGCCAAGCAGGTGCTCAAGATTATCGCCCAGTACAAACACACCACCTCCCTCTTTGATGACTTTTCCCACTatgagaagaagcaggaggaggaggaggtggtgaaaAAG aGTTATGAGCCTGCCCCAATACAGAGCCGATCCCGGATCGATCAG GATCGCCAAAAATAA